One part of the Nostoc sp. PCC 7120 = FACHB-418 genome encodes these proteins:
- a CDS encoding SRPBCC family protein, with protein MSQVLEQSIQINATASTVERCITDLTLMHRWLNPVLRCEPVGETWSTDIGSKSRFIIQIPLLQPTLNTVVSERQPGLVVWTFQGFFQGSDRWECQPIEQGTQLINRFEFDIPNPLVSWGFNTFAAAWTKQDMQAQLRRLKRVAESQ; from the coding sequence ATGTCCCAGGTTTTAGAACAATCGATTCAAATTAACGCTACAGCCAGTACCGTAGAACGCTGTATTACTGATTTAACCCTCATGCACCGTTGGCTAAACCCTGTCCTGCGCTGTGAACCTGTGGGTGAAACGTGGAGTACAGACATCGGTAGTAAAAGCCGCTTTATCATTCAAATTCCTCTACTTCAACCTACTTTAAACACCGTCGTGTCCGAACGCCAACCAGGGTTAGTAGTGTGGACATTTCAGGGATTTTTTCAAGGAAGCGATCGCTGGGAATGTCAACCCATAGAACAGGGAACTCAACTAATCAACCGCTTTGAATTTGACATCCCTAATCCCCTAGTTAGTTGGGGCTTCAATACATTCGCGGCCGCCTGGACGAAACAAGATATGCAGGCGCAACTCCGTCGCCTCAAACGGGTAGCGGAAAGTCAATGA
- a CDS encoding NB-ARC domain-containing protein translates to MMIAADVFQLPEDFITGVATKYGVTKTELDALVLALHDHSGAEIAAKLDISQPAVRKRLGESYRKLGIEGKGNKKINGLRQKLYEQYQLSYQHPVSSSEDWGEAVDVAGFRGRKEPLLELEQWIEGNGSNRCRLVAVLGMGGIGKTVLAAMGAKKVQKEFDYLIWRSLRNAPSLGDILTQLLRFLANDNENDLTDTDNNKIVRLIDVLRKKRCLIILDNVESVLRSGEGKNQEWAGDYQPGYENYGYLFKKVAEASHESCLLLTSREKPKEVAALEGKNLPVKVLQLSSLNLAEAREILLDKGFYCTDEQLDELVRRYSGNPLALKIVATTVYELFSNNISEFLTQIHQESAVYGDIRTLLKQQFQRLSELEKKVMYSLGANREYVSFRELKDDWLTTESPIKVMEALESLLRRSLIEKASPTLIEKASSTQGEKEAESSKFGLESVVMEYITAKFIENSLEEFSQTKKLDFINTYPLMKARSLDYIRQIQERLILEPVKQKLLNIFGTELELHLRRMLGTLQKEPLPKKGYAAGNLINLLRQLQLDKIPDESPIDLSGRDFSGLTIWQAYFKEVKLKETIFANSDLTGSVFTETMSSVVSVKFSPDGKYFATGLMNGEIRLWQTSDNKQLRIYKGHTAWVWAFAFSPDSRMLASGSADSTIKLWDVHTGECLKTLSKNTNKVYSVAFSPDGRILASASQDQTIKLWDIATGNCQQTLIGHDDWVWSVTFSPVTDDRPLLLASSSADQHIKLWDVATGKCLKTLKGHTREVHSVSFSPDGQTLASSGEDSTVRLWDVKTGQCWQIFEGHSKKVYSVRFSPDGQTLASCGEDRSIKLWDIQRGECVNTLWGHSSQVWAIAFSPDGRTLISCSDDQTARLWDVITGNSLNILRGYTRDVYSVAFSPDSQILASGRDDYTIGLWNLKTGECHPLRGHQGRIRSVAFHPDGKILASGSADNTIKLWDISDTNHSKYIRTLTGHTNWVWTVVFSPDKHTLASSSEDRTIRLWDKDTGDCLQKLKGHSHWVWTVAFSPDGRILASGSADSEIKIWDVASGKCLQTLTDPQGMIWSVAFSLDGTLLASASEDQTVKLWNLKTGECVHTLKGHEKQVYSVAFSPNGQIAASGSEDTTVKLWDISTGSCVDTLKHGHTAAIRSVAFSPDGRLLASGSEDEKIQLWDMQNCSRLKTLKSPRLYENMDITDITGITDAEKASLKMLGAVEES, encoded by the coding sequence ATGATGATTGCTGCTGATGTGTTTCAGCTTCCAGAAGATTTCATCACAGGAGTAGCAACCAAATATGGTGTTACAAAAACAGAGCTTGATGCCTTAGTTTTGGCATTACACGATCACTCTGGTGCTGAGATTGCTGCCAAGCTAGATATTTCTCAACCTGCGGTCAGGAAAAGACTAGGAGAGAGTTACCGCAAATTAGGTATAGAGGGTAAGGGCAACAAAAAAATTAATGGACTGAGGCAAAAGCTATATGAGCAATACCAACTCAGTTATCAACACCCTGTATCCTCATCGGAAGACTGGGGGGAAGCTGTTGATGTGGCTGGGTTTCGGGGACGAAAGGAACCACTTCTAGAATTGGAACAATGGATAGAAGGTAATGGTTCTAATCGTTGTCGCTTAGTCGCAGTCTTGGGAATGGGGGGAATTGGCAAGACTGTATTAGCGGCGATGGGCGCTAAAAAAGTCCAAAAAGAGTTTGATTATTTGATTTGGCGATCGCTCCGCAATGCTCCATCTCTGGGAGATATTCTCACACAACTGCTGCGATTTTTAGCTAATGATAACGAAAATGATTTAACAGACACAGATAACAATAAAATAGTCAGACTTATAGATGTTTTAAGAAAAAAAAGATGTTTGATAATTTTAGATAATGTTGAATCAGTCCTTCGCAGTGGCGAGGGCAAAAATCAAGAATGGGCTGGTGATTATCAACCAGGATATGAAAACTACGGCTATTTATTTAAAAAGGTAGCCGAAGCATCTCATGAAAGTTGCTTGTTATTAACTAGCCGAGAAAAACCCAAAGAGGTAGCAGCATTAGAAGGTAAAAATCTGCCAGTCAAGGTGTTGCAGCTATCAAGTCTCAACTTAGCAGAAGCTAGGGAAATTTTGTTGGATAAGGGGTTTTACTGTACTGATGAACAGTTAGATGAATTAGTCAGAAGATATTCTGGTAATCCTTTAGCCCTCAAGATAGTGGCGACTACAGTTTATGAGTTATTTAGCAATAACATCAGTGAATTTCTAACCCAAATTCACCAGGAAAGTGCTGTATATGGAGATATTCGTACACTTCTAAAACAGCAATTCCAACGACTGTCAGAGTTAGAAAAAAAAGTGATGTATTCCCTGGGAGCTAATCGTGAGTATGTTTCCTTTAGAGAGCTTAAAGATGATTGGCTAACCACGGAATCGCCAATCAAAGTTATGGAAGCTTTGGAGTCTTTATTGCGGCGATCTCTAATCGAGAAGGCTTCGCCTACGCTCATCGAAAAAGCCTCATCCACCCAGGGAGAAAAAGAGGCAGAATCCAGTAAATTTGGACTGGAATCTGTCGTCATGGAATATATCACCGCCAAATTTATCGAAAATTCTCTAGAGGAATTTAGTCAGACAAAAAAACTAGATTTTATTAACACCTATCCCTTGATGAAGGCGCGATCGCTTGATTATATCCGCCAGATTCAAGAAAGATTAATATTAGAACCAGTCAAGCAGAAGTTACTCAATATTTTCGGCACAGAACTAGAACTGCATTTACGCAGAATGCTAGGAACTTTACAAAAAGAACCCCTGCCAAAAAAAGGCTATGCTGCCGGTAACTTGATTAATCTCTTGCGTCAACTGCAACTAGATAAGATTCCAGATGAATCCCCCATCGATTTAAGTGGGCGAGATTTTTCTGGTTTAACCATCTGGCAAGCGTATTTCAAAGAAGTGAAGTTAAAAGAAACCATCTTTGCTAACTCTGACTTAACTGGTTCTGTCTTCACTGAAACTATGTCTAGTGTGGTGTCAGTGAAATTTAGTCCTGATGGTAAATACTTTGCTACAGGTTTGATGAATGGAGAAATTCGCCTATGGCAAACTTCAGATAATAAACAACTGCGTATTTATAAAGGTCATACCGCTTGGGTTTGGGCATTTGCCTTTAGTCCTGATAGTCGAATGTTAGCTAGTGGTAGTGCTGACTCGACAATTAAGCTCTGGGATGTTCACACAGGAGAGTGTCTAAAAACACTGTCAAAAAATACTAACAAAGTCTACTCAGTCGCTTTTAGTCCTGATGGTCGTATCTTAGCCAGTGCCAGTCAAGATCAAACAATTAAACTTTGGGATATAGCCACAGGGAATTGTCAACAAACTCTCATAGGTCATGATGATTGGGTGTGGTCTGTCACCTTTAGTCCAGTCACCGATGATAGACCGTTGTTACTCGCCAGTAGCAGCGCTGATCAGCATATCAAACTGTGGGATGTTGCCACAGGTAAGTGTCTGAAAACTCTCAAAGGTCATACTAGAGAAGTTCACTCTGTTAGCTTTAGTCCCGATGGTCAAACCTTAGCCAGCAGTGGCGAAGACAGCACCGTCAGACTGTGGGATGTGAAAACAGGTCAGTGCTGGCAAATATTTGAGGGACATAGTAAAAAAGTTTATTCTGTACGCTTTAGCCCCGATGGACAAACCCTAGCTAGCTGTGGCGAAGACCGCAGCATCAAACTTTGGGATATTCAACGTGGTGAATGTGTCAATACCCTATGGGGACACTCTAGCCAAGTTTGGGCGATCGCCTTTAGTCCCGACGGACGTACACTAATTAGCTGTAGCGATGACCAAACAGCCAGACTTTGGGATGTCATCACAGGTAATTCCCTTAATATCCTGCGCGGTTATACCCGTGATGTTTATTCAGTCGCCTTTAGTCCAGATAGTCAGATTCTCGCCAGTGGTCGTGATGACTATACCATTGGACTCTGGAACTTAAAGACTGGAGAATGTCACCCCTTACGGGGACATCAAGGACGCATTCGTTCCGTAGCCTTTCATCCCGATGGAAAAATACTCGCCAGTGGTAGCGCAGATAACACCATAAAACTTTGGGATATCAGTGACACTAACCACAGCAAATATATTCGTACACTTACAGGACATACTAACTGGGTGTGGACAGTGGTCTTTAGTCCCGACAAGCACACCCTCGCCAGCAGCAGTGAAGACCGCACCATCCGCCTGTGGGATAAAGATACAGGTGATTGTCTCCAGAAATTAAAGGGACACAGCCATTGGGTATGGACGGTAGCTTTTAGCCCTGATGGCAGGATCTTAGCTAGTGGTAGCGCTGACAGTGAGATTAAAATTTGGGATGTTGCTAGCGGTAAATGTCTTCAAACCTTGACAGATCCTCAGGGCATGATTTGGTCAGTAGCATTTAGTCTTGATGGAACATTACTCGCCAGTGCTAGCGAAGACCAAACAGTCAAGTTATGGAATTTGAAAACAGGTGAATGCGTCCACACCCTCAAAGGACACGAGAAACAGGTTTACTCAGTTGCATTTAGTCCCAATGGACAAATTGCAGCTAGTGGTAGCGAAGATACCACTGTGAAGCTGTGGGACATTAGCACAGGTTCATGTGTTGATACTCTCAAACATGGACATACAGCCGCAATTCGTTCTGTAGCTTTCAGCCCTGATGGCAGATTGCTTGCTAGTGGTAGCGAAGATGAAAAAATTCAACTGTGGGATATGCAAAATTGTAGCCGCCTGAAAACCCTCAAATCTCCTCGCTTGTATGAAAATATGGACATCACCGATATCACAGGTATCACTGACGCTGAAAAAGCTTCTTTGAAAATGTTAGGCGCAGTTGAAGAAAGTTAA
- a CDS encoding phycobilisome rod-core linker polypeptide has product MSVKASGGSSVARPQLYQTLAVATITQAEQQDRFLGRGELDELASYFASGAKRLEIAQLLTENSEIIVSRAANRIFVGGSPMAFLEKPREPELAMAAVGGGGDVRESMKLGTVTYVETRGGFLENLRSIFNTSPSGPTPPGFRPINIARYGPSNMAKSLRDLSWFLRYATYAIVAGDPNIIVVNTRGLREIIENACSGEATIVALQEIKAASLSYFRKDPEAAEIVSQYMDVLITEFKAPTPSNKLRQRPSGDQQGLQLPQIYFSAAERRPKFVMKTGLSATEKNEVIKAAYRQIFERDITRAYSLSISDLESKVKNGDISMKEFVRRLAKSPLYQKQFYQPFINSRVIELAFRHILGRGPSSREEVQKYFSIISNGGLPALVDALVDSAEYSDYFGEETVPYLRGLGQEAQECRNWGPQQDLFNYSAPFRKVPQFITTFAAYDRPLPDQHPYGSGNDPLEIQFGAIFPKETRNPSTSPAPFGKDTRRILIHQGPGINNQVSNPSARGLAPGSLGPKVFKLDQLPGTIGKKAAKGASVKFSESSTQAVIKATYLQVFGRDVYEGQRLKVQEIKLENGEISVRDFVRALAKSDLFRKLYWTPFYVCKAIEYIHRRLLGRPTYGRQENNKYFDIASKKGLYAVVDAILDSLEYTETFGEDTVPYERYLTPAGVALRQLRVGTIREDVANVEKQETPRFVELGTVKENRTQPDIDFRINQGVTKQREQTKVFKRVAGIKDKAAIKTLISAAYRQIFERDIAPYIAQNEFSGWESKLGNGEITVKEFIEGLGYSNLYLKEFYTPYPNTKVIELGTKHFLGRAPIDQAEIRKYNQILATQGIRAFINALVNSQEYNEVFGEDTVPYRRFPTLPAANFPNTQKLYNQLTKQNNDVVIPSFKPVQARIQSDKTPILAKAIADLAAQAKQMDKSKPLFIELGRSYNDGRGQSVEVGVGTTRRKPARIYRLTNGIGQAEKQLVINAIYRQVLDVFSGQVPDYYRRTELDSKLRNGEISVREFVREIASSEIYRKRFYTPYPNTKVIEFLFRHLLGRAPATQGEIRQYNKLLADNGLRAAVEAIVDSPEYSRYFGEDVVPYPRFPSLPAGNYLGSVQAAADLVKQSWSSLSPSTLTGRPGDR; this is encoded by the coding sequence ATGAGTGTTAAGGCGAGTGGTGGAAGCTCGGTTGCGCGCCCGCAACTATATCAAACCCTAGCTGTGGCAACAATCACCCAAGCGGAACAGCAAGACCGCTTTTTAGGTAGGGGTGAACTAGATGAACTAGCAAGCTATTTTGCATCTGGTGCAAAACGTCTAGAAATTGCCCAACTTCTCACAGAAAATTCCGAGATTATTGTTTCTCGTGCTGCTAACCGGATTTTTGTTGGTGGCTCACCAATGGCTTTCTTGGAAAAGCCGAGAGAGCCAGAACTGGCGATGGCTGCTGTTGGTGGTGGTGGTGATGTCAGAGAAAGCATGAAGTTGGGAACTGTCACCTATGTGGAAACGCGTGGTGGATTCCTAGAAAACTTGCGCTCTATCTTTAATACATCTCCCAGTGGCCCAACCCCTCCAGGGTTTAGACCAATCAACATTGCTCGTTACGGCCCAAGCAACATGGCCAAGAGCTTGCGGGACTTGTCCTGGTTCTTGCGCTATGCTACTTATGCGATCGTGGCTGGTGACCCTAACATCATTGTGGTGAACACAAGAGGTTTGCGGGAAATTATTGAAAATGCTTGCTCTGGTGAAGCAACCATTGTTGCTTTGCAAGAAATCAAAGCTGCATCACTTTCTTATTTCCGTAAAGATCCTGAAGCCGCAGAGATTGTGTCTCAATACATGGATGTGTTGATCACAGAATTCAAAGCACCTACACCATCCAATAAGCTGCGTCAACGCCCTTCCGGTGACCAACAAGGCTTACAACTACCTCAAATTTACTTCAGTGCGGCTGAAAGAAGACCCAAGTTTGTCATGAAAACTGGGTTATCAGCTACAGAAAAAAATGAAGTAATCAAAGCAGCTTATAGACAAATCTTTGAGCGCGATATTACCCGTGCTTACAGCTTGTCAATCTCTGATCTGGAATCGAAAGTTAAGAACGGCGACATATCCATGAAGGAGTTCGTCCGTCGTTTAGCAAAATCTCCTCTTTACCAAAAACAGTTTTACCAACCTTTTATTAACAGCCGCGTTATCGAACTAGCTTTCCGTCACATTTTGGGACGGGGGCCAAGTAGCCGTGAAGAAGTTCAAAAATATTTCTCGATTATTTCTAACGGCGGCCTACCAGCGTTAGTAGATGCTTTGGTAGATTCTGCGGAATACAGCGACTACTTTGGCGAAGAGACAGTACCTTACCTACGTGGTTTAGGTCAAGAAGCTCAAGAGTGTCGTAACTGGGGACCACAGCAAGACCTGTTTAACTACAGTGCGCCTTTCCGTAAAGTACCTCAGTTTATTACCACATTTGCGGCTTACGATCGCCCACTACCAGATCAACACCCATACGGTTCTGGTAATGACCCATTAGAAATTCAGTTTGGGGCGATTTTCCCGAAAGAAACTCGTAACCCTAGCACCAGTCCCGCGCCTTTTGGTAAGGACACCAGACGGATCTTGATTCACCAAGGGCCTGGAATTAACAACCAAGTTAGTAACCCCAGCGCACGGGGTCTAGCTCCTGGTTCTCTTGGGCCTAAGGTGTTCAAGTTAGATCAACTACCTGGAACTATCGGTAAGAAAGCCGCTAAGGGTGCAAGTGTCAAGTTCTCCGAAAGCTCAACCCAAGCGGTAATTAAAGCCACTTACTTGCAAGTTTTCGGTCGGGATGTGTACGAAGGTCAACGGCTGAAAGTCCAAGAAATTAAGCTGGAAAACGGCGAAATTTCTGTCAGAGACTTTGTTAGAGCCTTGGCTAAATCGGATCTATTCCGTAAGCTTTACTGGACACCTTTCTATGTTTGTAAAGCGATCGAATATATCCACCGTCGCTTATTAGGTCGTCCTACCTACGGTCGTCAAGAAAACAACAAGTACTTCGATATCGCCTCTAAGAAGGGCTTATACGCTGTAGTTGATGCCATTCTGGACAGCCTAGAGTATACCGAAACCTTCGGCGAAGATACAGTTCCTTACGAACGCTATCTAACTCCGGCTGGTGTAGCACTGAGACAGTTACGGGTTGGTACTATCCGGGAAGATGTGGCGAATGTTGAAAAACAAGAAACGCCTCGTTTTGTAGAACTGGGTACAGTCAAGGAAAATCGGACTCAACCAGATATCGATTTCCGGATCAACCAAGGTGTTACCAAGCAGCGTGAACAAACCAAGGTGTTCAAGCGGGTAGCTGGTATCAAGGATAAAGCTGCGATCAAAACTTTGATTAGTGCGGCTTATCGGCAAATTTTTGAGCGTGATATTGCACCATACATTGCTCAGAACGAATTTTCAGGCTGGGAAAGCAAACTGGGTAACGGTGAAATCACTGTAAAAGAATTCATTGAAGGTTTGGGTTACTCTAACCTCTATCTGAAGGAATTTTACACACCATACCCCAACACCAAAGTAATCGAGTTGGGAACTAAGCACTTCCTGGGTCGCGCACCAATTGACCAAGCAGAAATCCGCAAGTATAACCAAATTTTGGCTACCCAAGGGATTCGGGCTTTTATTAACGCTTTGGTAAATAGTCAGGAGTACAACGAGGTATTTGGCGAAGATACAGTACCTTACAGACGCTTCCCAACCTTACCTGCGGCGAACTTCCCCAATACCCAAAAGCTGTATAACCAACTCACCAAACAAAATAATGATGTGGTTATCCCCAGCTTTAAGCCTGTACAAGCGCGGATACAGTCTGATAAGACCCCAATTTTAGCGAAGGCGATCGCAGATTTAGCAGCCCAAGCCAAACAAATGGACAAGAGTAAGCCTCTGTTCATCGAATTGGGTCGCTCTTACAACGATGGTCGCGGACAGTCTGTAGAAGTGGGTGTGGGTACAACTCGCCGTAAGCCAGCACGTATTTACCGCCTGACCAATGGTATCGGCCAAGCAGAAAAACAATTGGTAATTAACGCGATTTACCGTCAAGTACTAGACGTATTTAGCGGACAAGTACCCGACTATTACCGCCGCACAGAACTAGATAGCAAACTACGGAATGGTGAAATTTCTGTACGGGAATTCGTGCGGGAAATAGCTAGTTCCGAAATCTATCGCAAGCGTTTCTACACACCTTACCCCAACACCAAGGTAATTGAATTCTTATTCCGTCACCTGTTGGGACGTGCGCCAGCAACTCAAGGCGAAATTCGTCAGTACAACAAGCTGCTAGCTGATAACGGTTTGCGTGCTGCTGTAGAAGCAATTGTCGATAGCCCAGAATATAGCCGCTACTTTGGTGAAGATGTGGTTCCTTATCCACGCTTCCCATCACTACCCGCAGGTAACTACCTGGGTAGCGTCCAAGCAGCAGCTGACTTGGTGAAACAATCTTGGTCTAGCTTGTCGCCATCCACCCTTACAGGTAGACCAGGCGATCGCTAA
- a CDS encoding phycobilisome linker polypeptide, translating into MSRLFKITALVPSLSRTRTQRELQNTYFTKLVPYENWFREQQRIQKAGGKIIKVELATGKQGTNAGLQ; encoded by the coding sequence ATGTCCCGTTTGTTTAAAATTACAGCGCTTGTTCCTAGCCTCAGCAGAACCCGTACCCAACGCGAACTACAAAACACCTACTTTACCAAGTTGGTTCCTTATGAAAACTGGTTCCGCGAACAACAGCGCATTCAAAAAGCAGGGGGCAAAATTATCAAAGTGGAACTCGCAACTGGTAAGCAAGGTACTAATGCTGGGTTGCAGTAA
- the apcA gene encoding allophycocyanin subunit alpha — protein MSIVTKSIVNADAEARYLSPGELDRIKSFVAGGQQRLRIAQALTDNRERLVKQAGDQLFQKRPDVVSPGGNAYGQEMTATCLRDLDYYLRLVTYGIVAGDVTPIEEIGVIGVREMYKSLGTPIEAVGEGVRALKNAASTLLSAEDAAEAGSYFDYVVGALQ, from the coding sequence ATGAGTATCGTCACGAAGTCCATCGTGAATGCTGATGCAGAAGCCCGCTACCTCAGCCCTGGCGAATTAGATCGGATCAAGAGCTTCGTCGCTGGTGGCCAACAACGCCTCCGCATTGCTCAAGCTTTGACCGACAACCGCGAACGTTTGGTTAAGCAAGCTGGCGACCAATTGTTCCAAAAGCGCCCTGATGTTGTTTCTCCTGGTGGTAACGCTTACGGTCAAGAAATGACAGCTACCTGTCTGCGTGACCTAGACTACTACCTCCGTCTTGTTACCTACGGAATTGTTGCTGGCGACGTTACTCCTATTGAAGAAATTGGCGTAATCGGTGTTCGTGAAATGTACAAGTCCCTCGGCACTCCTATCGAGGCAGTTGGTGAAGGTGTACGTGCATTGAAAAATGCTGCTTCCACCCTTCTGTCTGCTGAAGATGCTGCTGAAGCTGGCTCTTACTTTGACTACGTAGTAGGTGCGTTGCAGTAG
- the apcB gene encoding allophycocyanin subunit beta: MAQDAITAVINSADVQGKYLDTAALEKLKAYFSTGELRVRAATTISANAAAIVKEAVAKSLLYSDITRPGGNMYTTRRYAACIRDLDYYLRYATYAMLAGDPSILDERVLNGLKETYNSLGVPVGATVQAIQAIKEVTASLVGADAGKEMGIYLDYISSGLS, translated from the coding sequence ATGGCTCAAGATGCAATCACCGCCGTCATTAATTCTGCTGACGTGCAAGGTAAGTACCTCGATACCGCAGCTTTAGAAAAGCTCAAAGCTTACTTCTCCACTGGCGAACTGCGCGTACGTGCAGCTACAACAATCAGCGCTAACGCAGCTGCGATTGTTAAAGAAGCTGTAGCTAAATCTTTGTTGTACTCTGATATCACCCGTCCCGGTGGTAATATGTACACAACCCGTCGTTATGCAGCTTGTATCCGTGACTTGGATTACTACCTGCGTTACGCTACCTACGCTATGCTAGCTGGCGATCCTTCCATCCTAGATGAGCGTGTATTGAACGGTTTGAAAGAAACCTACAACTCCTTGGGTGTACCCGTTGGCGCTACTGTACAAGCTATCCAAGCTATCAAAGAAGTAACCGCTAGCTTAGTTGGTGCTGATGCTGGTAAAGAAATGGGTATCTACCTAGACTATATCTCCTCTGGCTTGAGCTAG
- a CDS encoding SirB1 family protein — MNFSSARQYFYQEIQQSEVDIDLARAALYIAKEEYPKLDVEEYLNALDTMAMEVEERLPSSRYPLRVIQGINEYLYDDLGFLGNQKDYYDPRNSFFNEVIDRRVGIPITLALVYLEIAQRIDFPMEGVGLPGHFLIRPAISDMEIFVDAFNRGEVMFAQDCQDKLNQMFKESVNLRPEFLARVSKRQFLARMLTNLKYIYLRQQQLEKSLGVVERILLLFPETTSELRDRGLLYYQLGHYPQATNDLELYLANVPNAEDAATIRRLLGELGR; from the coding sequence ATGAATTTCTCCTCAGCACGACAATATTTTTATCAAGAGATTCAGCAATCTGAGGTGGATATTGACCTAGCCAGGGCAGCTTTGTATATTGCCAAGGAAGAATATCCCAAACTGGATGTAGAAGAATATCTGAACGCACTCGATACAATGGCAATGGAAGTTGAGGAACGCTTGCCATCCTCACGGTATCCGTTACGGGTGATTCAAGGCATTAATGAGTATTTGTATGACGATTTAGGATTTCTGGGGAATCAAAAAGATTATTACGACCCACGCAATAGTTTCTTCAATGAGGTAATTGACCGTCGAGTGGGTATTCCGATTACTTTAGCCCTCGTTTATCTGGAGATTGCCCAAAGGATTGATTTTCCTATGGAGGGTGTGGGATTACCGGGACATTTCCTCATCCGTCCAGCTATCTCGGATATGGAGATTTTTGTGGATGCGTTTAATCGTGGCGAGGTGATGTTTGCACAAGATTGTCAAGACAAGCTAAATCAAATGTTTAAAGAATCGGTAAATTTGCGACCGGAATTTTTAGCTAGAGTCAGCAAGCGGCAGTTTTTGGCAAGAATGTTAACTAATCTCAAATATATTTATCTGAGACAGCAACAATTAGAAAAGAGCTTAGGTGTAGTTGAGAGAATTTTATTACTGTTTCCTGAGACAACTTCAGAATTGCGCGATCGCGGTTTACTCTACTACCAACTAGGTCATTATCCGCAGGCTACCAATGACTTAGAATTGTACCTAGCCAATGTCCCCAACGCCGAAGATGCAGCCACTATTAGGCGATTGTTGGGGGAGTTAGGGAGATGA